The Juglans regia cultivar Chandler chromosome 1, Walnut 2.0, whole genome shotgun sequence nucleotide sequence TCTCTTGCCATTCTAGAACAGGGCCATTGCCGAAGAGTGGACGGTCCAAGGAACCTCTGTTCATGTACTCCAGGACAAGAAACCGCTGCCTCCCATGTACACAAAAGCCTTTCAATCTAACCAGATTGACATGGTGGACGTTCCCAATTATTGCAATCTCAGTACAGAAATCCTTCTTCCCTTGGACACCCAGACTTGTAATCTTCTTCACCGCCACAACGCTTTTGTCTGAAAGGGTACCTTTGTATACAGCACCAAAGCCACCACTACCAATCTGGGTTTTGAAGTTCTCAGTTGCATCTGCGAGCTCTTCATGATTAAACCTTCTAGGCAAGCCCGGAATATCGATCATCTCTTGCTCTGCAGACGATGATGAATTACACCGGCCGGATTctgcattattttttgttttggaaagcCTATTTTTTCTCAACCAGAGGATTGCGACAGCTACAATGGTAATTAACAAGAAGAATCCGGACGGAGGTAGCAGTACCAAAGCAGCTATGGGGAAGTTATGTTTctggttgttgttgttgttcccAGTTGGGTTTTCAGGAGAAGAGTGTACCAAAACTTTAATATAGCCCCGGTTATCATTCTCAGGCCTTGGGTTCAAAATGATAGATCCTAAATGCTTTTCAAGAAGATAACATGATTCAGAAGCATTTTCATGGAAAATAGCGAGACAAGAACAGTTCTGAGAGCATATATCTTGGCAAGCCGACAGATCCACACTATGTTCCATAGGGCCATTGAAATCATTAGCAAAGTAGTCCATACCGTAGGCCAGTTGAAGATACGAAACTGAGGAGTTGAATTGATCACTGCCATTTCTGTTTGCATTACTCTTACAATCTGAAGGCAGAGAAAGAGAAGTATCGGTTGGAATGCATTCACCATTCGCTTGAACACGGAATCCCGACGGACAAGAGCAAGTTCCACTCAGAGGCCTTCTCGTGCACAATCCAATTTTCCCGCAAAAGAAAGGAATATGGCAATCATCGACCGGACCGAATAATTCTGTCACCCAATCGTCGCCGATGAAGCTGCTGATGACAAATCTGCCTTCAGATCCCAACTTTCCAATCCTGAAACCCGATGGACCGCTCAAAGGTACCTGAATCACAGCCGTGGATCCATCACTTTCTAACAAATACAGACCGGTATCATTTATAGCCAGGAACGAAACCTCCCCGTACGAGTTCTTGAAAGCCTTTTCGTGCATCGAAAGCTTGAAATAAGTCATCCTTTTCCATTGCAGCAACAAATCCCCGTCGGTCATCAGAAGCCGATAATCACCCACCGATTGGTCCTGCTCGGACAGAGCGCTTTCCAAAGATTTTCCAACACGCAAGCGCTGTCCGACGACAATACTGTCCGTCGGATTCTCGAAACTCTCCCATAGCGTAATATTTCGCGCATCAACCAGTAAGAGGTTCCCCGTTTCCAAAAGTTGCATAGCAGCAATCTCAGAATTCAAAGGCGGGGTCGACCATAGTAGTTTACCAGCCTCGTTTGCCACTCTAAGGCCGTCGACAGACAGAGACAACTTGTCGGAGTTCGACATGGACGCGTTGCGGTTGGCCGACCAGACGATGGCATCGGAGGCGACGTGGGTGATGGAGAAATAATACCGTGACGGTGAGGTCTGTGCTTTAGTACCGGAAATAGAGGCTTTGAAAGTACCATTCGGAGAGACCAAGAAAGTGCCAGACTGGTCGATGAAGAGGAAGTATGAGGCGATGAAGGGGGGACGGATGGAGTGGGTGGAGAGGGGAcctgagaaaacaaaaaaggggaAGAGAGCGCCGGAAAAAATGAAGATCAAGACGACCGCCGAGGACAATGCGATCAACGAGAAGCCCATGCAAAGAAAAGATGGTGTAGGGGATATTGATCAGGGTAGGGTAATTAGCTCCAATAAGATCAAAGACGACGGAAATGGATATAAAGAAAAACGATTTGGGTGTTGTCTGCAGAAGCAGCAGCAGCCTCCTCCATATAGATGATCATGTTTCATGTCCAGTTTCAGCTTCTTGTGTGATCAATGCGTTGACTCGGATACGGATATTGTGAACACCGAAaggacaagaaaagaaaatgattcactcataatattttaaaaattttattaaaaataatatttttttataaaaatatttaaaaatttacataatatattgtgCTGGATTCAATTGtgtattaagaaaaaaagaaac carries:
- the LOC109007109 gene encoding G-type lectin S-receptor-like serine/threonine-protein kinase At5g35370 is translated as MGFSLIALSSAVVLIFIFSGALFPFFVFSGPLSTHSIRPPFIASYFLFIDQSGTFLVSPNGTFKASISGTKAQTSPSRYYFSITHVASDAIVWSANRNASMSNSDKLSLSVDGLRVANEAGKLLWSTPPLNSEIAAMQLLETGNLLLVDARNITLWESFENPTDSIVVGQRLRVGKSLESALSEQDQSVGDYRLLMTDGDLLLQWKRMTYFKLSMHEKAFKNSYGEVSFLAINDTGLYLLESDGSTAVIQVPLSGPSGFRIGKLGSEGRFVISSFIGDDWVTELFGPVDDCHIPFFCGKIGLCTRRPLSGTCSCPSGFRVQANGECIPTDTSLSLPSDCKSNANRNGSDQFNSSVSYLQLAYGMDYFANDFNGPMEHSVDLSACQDICSQNCSCLAIFHENASESCYLLEKHLGSIILNPRPENDNRGYIKVLVHSSPENPTGNNNNNQKHNFPIAALVLLPPSGFFLLITIVAVAILWLRKNRLSKTKNNAESGRCNSSSSAEQEMIDIPGLPRRFNHEELADATENFKTQIGSGGFGAVYKGTLSDKSVVAVKKITSLGVQGKKDFCTEIAIIGNVHHVNLVRLKGFCVHGRQRFLVLEYMNRGSLDRPLFGNGPVLEWQERVEIALGTARGLAYLHSGCEDRIIHCDVKPENILLHDNLHVKISDFGLSKLLSPEQSGLFTTMRGTRGYLAPEWLTNSAISDKSDVYSYGMVLLEIVRGRKNSSFQTLSHSRENSSSGGNGLSSSSSGSGARPIYFPLLALEMHEKRRYAELADQRLEGRVTSQEVEKLVRIALCCLHEEPALRPAMANVVSMLEGGLPLGEPRVESLNFLRFYGRRFTEISRLEGSSEQNQNGFGLINPTSNTSGLYNSLTCISSQQISGPR